One part of the Suncus etruscus isolate mSunEtr1 chromosome 2, mSunEtr1.pri.cur, whole genome shotgun sequence genome encodes these proteins:
- the PAX9 gene encoding paired box protein Pax-9: protein MPPPDLPPRRARRSWPAAIPNCGCASSGARRVFPFAEPAFGEVNQLGGVFVNGRPLPNAIRLRIVELAQLGIRPCDISRQLRVSHGCVSKILARYNETGSILPGAIGGSKPRVTTPTVVKHIRTYKQRDPGIFAWEIRDRLLADGVCDKYNVPSVSSISRILRNKIGNLTQQGHYDSYKQHQSAPQPALPYNHIYSYPSPISAAAAKVPTPPGVPAIPGSVAMPRTWPSSHSVTDILGIRSITDQAVSDSSPYHSPKVEEWSSLGRNNFPAATPHAVNGLDKGALEQEAKYGQAPNGLPAVSSFVSASSMAPYPTPAQVSPYMTYSAAPSGYVAGHGWQHASGTPLSPHNCDIPTSLAFKGMQAAREGSHSVTASAL, encoded by the exons ATGCCCCCGCCCGACCTCCCACCCCGACGCGCTCGGAGGTCGTGGCCAGCGGCTATCCCGAACTGCGGGTGCGCGTCCTCGGGCGCCCGCCGTGTGTTCCCTTTTGCAGAGCCAGCCTTTGGGGAGGTGAACCAGCTGGGAGGAGTGTTCGTGAACGGGAGGCCGCTGCCCAACGCGATCCGGCTCCGTATCGTGGAACTGGCCCAACTGGGCATCCGACCGTGTGACATCAGCCGCCAGCTCCGGGTCTCGCACGGCTGCGTCAGCAAGATCCTGGCGCGTTACAACGAGACGGGTTCGATCTTGCCCGGAGCCATAGGGGGCAGCAAGCCCCGGGTCACCACCCCCACCGTGGTGAAGCACATCCGGACCTACAAGCAGAGGGACCCTGGCATCTTCGCCTGGGAGATCCGGGACCGCCTGCTAGCCGACGGCGTGTGTGACAAGTACAACGTGCCTTCGGTGAGCTCCATTAGCCGCATCCTGCGCAACAAGATCGGCAACTTGACCCAGCAGGGCCACTACGACTCGTACAAGCAGCACCAGTCCGCGCCGCAGCCCGCGCTGCCCTACAACCACATCTACTCCTACCCCAGCCCCATCTCGGCCGCGGCCGCCAAGGTGCCCACGCCGCCCGGCGTGCCCGCCATCCCCGGCTCCGTGGCCATGCCACGCACCTGGCCCTCCTCCCACTCCGTCACCGACATCCTGGGCATCCGCTCCATCACCGACCAAG cAGTGAGCGACAGCTCCCCCTACCACAGCCCCAAGGTGGAGGAGTGGAGCAGTTTGGGCCGCAACAACTTCCCTGCCGCCACCCCGCACGCGGTGAACGGCTTGGACAAGGGCGCCTTGGAGCAGGAAGCCAAGTACGGCCAG GCACCAAATGGTCTCCCGGCGGTGAGCAGTTTTGTGTCAGCATCCAGCATGGCTCCTTATCCTACCCCGGCCCAAGTGTCTCCTTATATGACCTACAGTGCTGCTCCTTCTGGTTATGTGGCTGGACACGGATGGCAACATGCCAGTGGCACCCCACTTTCCCCCCACAACTGTGACATTCCAACATCCCTGGCATTCAAAGGAATGCAAGCAGCCAGAGAAGGGAGTCACTCTGTCACAGCTTCTGCGCTGTGA